From one Brachypodium distachyon strain Bd21 chromosome 4, Brachypodium_distachyon_v3.0, whole genome shotgun sequence genomic stretch:
- the LOC100842498 gene encoding putative receptor protein kinase ZmPK1 isoform X1 — MVPALPTHLSIVLSFFILVSSAVSRDTLQLGSSIAIEAYRSEILQSPDGTFSCGFYSVYDHAFTFSIWYSDAANKTVVWSANHDRPVHERRSSLTLRKDGSMVLKDYDDTVVWQAGDGNLRNVQHAQLLDTGNLVIKDTSGNIIWQSFDSPTDTLLPGQRITAATKLVPTTQSRVPGNYIFRFNDLSVLSLIYDVPDVSDIYWPNPDNSVYDNSRNRYNSTRLGILDSNGTLASSDFADGALLKASDSAPGTKRRLTLDPDGNLRLYSLNDSDGFWSVSMVAISQPCTIHGLCGPNGICHYSPEPTCSCPPGYVMRNPGNWTEGCTASFNITCPGQEPMEFVKLPHTDFWGSDQQRLLGVSFEACRKICISDCSCKGFQYQHGSGSCYPKAHLFSGKSCATPSVRTMYVKLPARLNVSDSPIPQSGVLESAPPRLDCNQMSRGIRDPFPDVQKTGDGESKWIYFYGFIIAIFVVEISFMICAWFFVLRTELRPSEMWAAEEGYKVMTSHFRRYSYRELAKATRQFKVELGRGRLGVVYKGVLEDERTVAVKMLENISQGKEEFQAELSVIGRIYHMNLARIWGFCSEGSHRMLVYEYVENGSLANILSNDQKNIVLDWKQRFNIALGVAKGLAYLHHECLEWVIHCDVKPENILLDSDSEPKIADFGLAKLLNRGGSSQNMSQVRGTAGYIAPEWVSGLPITAKVDVYSYGVVLLELLSGSRVSELAVGSDAEVHIMLHKLVRALADKLEGNEESWIDEFVDHELSGQFSYLEARTLIEVAVSCLWEDINKRPTMESVVQTLMSFDEASH, encoded by the coding sequence ATGGTTCCTGCTCTTCCAACTCACCTTTCCATTGTCCTCTCCTTTTTCATCCTAGTCTCAAGCGCTGTGAGTCGAGATACTCTGCAGCTAGGATCCTCCATCGCCATCGAAGCCTACAGAAGTGAAATCCTGCAATCACCGGACGGCACCTTCTCCTGCGGCTTCTACAGCGTCTACGACCACGCCTTCACCTTCTCCATATGGTACTCTGATGCAGCCAACAAGACTGTCGTCTGGAGCGCGAACCATGACCGCCCCGTCCATGAAAGGAGGTCATCCCTGACCTTGCGCAAGGACGGCAGCATGGTCCTCAAAGATTATGACGACACGGTCGTGTGGCAAGCCGGTGATGGCAACCTCAGGAATGTCCAGCATGCTCAGCTGCTGGATACTGGGAATCTCGTCATCAAGGATACCAGTGGCAATATAATATGGCAAAGTTTCGATTCGCCGACAGACACGCTCCTACCGGGCCAGCGTATCACCGCGGCGACGAAGCTGGTCCCGACAACCCAATCTCGTGTTCCTGGTAACTACATCTTCCGTTTCAACGATCTGTCAGTGCTGTCACTTATATATGATGTTCCTGATGTTTCGGATATATACTGGCCAAACCCTGATAATAGTGTGTACGACAATAGTAGAAACCGGTATAACAGTACTAGGTTGGGGATTCTTGACAGCAATGGGACCCTTGCGTCGAGTGATTTCGCTGATGGAGCACTACTTAAGGCTTCTGATTCAGCACCGGGGACTAAGAGAAGGCTAACTCTTGACCCTGACGGTAATCTCCGACTGTACAGCCTGAATGACTCGGATGGGTTCTGGTCAGTTTCAATGGTAGCAATCTCCCAACCTTGCACTATCCATGGTTTATGCGGTCCTAATGGAATCTGTCATTACTCGCCTGAACCTACGTGTTCTTGCCCACCGGGTTATGTGATGCGCAACCCGGGTAATTGGACCGAAGGTTGCACGGCTAGTTTCAACATAACCTGCCCTGGTCAGGAACCTATGGAGTTTGTGAAACTTCCGCACACAGATTTCTGGGGATCTGATCAGCAACGTCTTCTGGGAGTTTCCTTTGAGGCTTGTAGGAAAATCTGCATCAGTGACTGCAGCTGCAAAGGCTTTCAGTACCAGCACGGCTCGGGGTCTTGCTACCCAAAAGCTCATCTTTTCAGTGGGAAGTCCTGTGCGACACCCAGCGTGCGGACAATGTATGTCAAGCTTCCTGCCAGGTTGAATGTTTCAGATTCACCTATCCCTCAGTCCGGTGTGTTAGAGTCTGCTCCGCCTCGTCTCGATTGTAATCAGATGAGCAGAGGAATCAGAGATCCATTTCCAGATGTGCAAAAGACTGGTGATGGAGAATCAAAGTGGATCTACTTCTACGGTTTCATAATTGCAATTTTTGTGGTTGAGATTTCCTTTATGATATGTGCATGGTTCTTTGTTTTGAGAACGGAGCTGAGGCCATCAGAAATGTGGGCAGCTGAGGAAGGTTATAAGGTGATGACTAGTCATTTTCGAAGATACAGCTACAGAGAGCTTGCGAAGGCGACACGGCAGTTCAAAGTTGAGCTAGGAAGGGGAAGGTTAGGTGTTGTGTATAAAGGTGTCCTGGAAGATGAAAGAACAGTGGCTGTGAAGATGCTGGAAAATATAAGTCAAGGCAAGGAAGAGTTTCAAGCTGAGCTGAGTGTCATCGGGAGGATTTACCACATGAACCTGGCGAGAATCTGGGGTTTTTGCTCAGAAGGGTCTCATAGAATGTTGGTTTATGAGTATGTGGAGAACGGATCCCTGGCAAACATTTTGTCCAACgaccaaaaaaatattgtgcTGGACTGGAAGCAAAGGTTTAATATCGCATTAGGTGTCGCCAAAGGGTTGGCCTATCTTCACCACGAGTGCTTAGAATGGGTCATCCATTGTGATGTGAAACCTGAGAATATACTGTTGGACTCGGACAGTGAGCCTAAGATCGCGGACTTTGGGTTGGCAAAGTTGCTAAACAGAGGCGGGTCCAGTCAGAACATGTCGCAGGTGCGAGGAACGGCAGGTTACATCGCTCCCGAGTGGGTTTCTGGCCTCCCAATCACAGCGAAAGTTGATGTGTATAGTTATGGAGTAGTGCTGCTTGAGCTTTTATCTGGGTCAAGAGTTTCAGAGTTGGCTGTAGGTTCAGATGCAGAGGTGCATATCATGCTCCACAAGCTTGTCAGGGCGCTTGCTGATAAACTGGAAGGAAATGAAGAATCGTGGATTGATGAATTTGTTGATCACGAATTGAGTGGACAGTTCAGCTATCTGGAAGCAAGAACATTGATCGAGGTGGCTGTTTCTTGCTTGTGGGAAGATATAAACAAGAGACCGACCATGGAATCTGTAGTACAGACTCTCATGTCGTTTGATGAAGCTAGTCATTAG
- the LOC100842498 gene encoding putative receptor protein kinase ZmPK1 isoform X2: MLGSSIAIEAYRSEILQSPDGTFSCGFYSVYDHAFTFSIWYSDAANKTVVWSANHDRPVHERRSSLTLRKDGSMVLKDYDDTVVWQAGDGNLRNVQHAQLLDTGNLVIKDTSGNIIWQSFDSPTDTLLPGQRITAATKLVPTTQSRVPGNYIFRFNDLSVLSLIYDVPDVSDIYWPNPDNSVYDNSRNRYNSTRLGILDSNGTLASSDFADGALLKASDSAPGTKRRLTLDPDGNLRLYSLNDSDGFWSVSMVAISQPCTIHGLCGPNGICHYSPEPTCSCPPGYVMRNPGNWTEGCTASFNITCPGQEPMEFVKLPHTDFWGSDQQRLLGVSFEACRKICISDCSCKGFQYQHGSGSCYPKAHLFSGKSCATPSVRTMYVKLPARLNVSDSPIPQSGVLESAPPRLDCNQMSRGIRDPFPDVQKTGDGESKWIYFYGFIIAIFVVEISFMICAWFFVLRTELRPSEMWAAEEGYKVMTSHFRRYSYRELAKATRQFKVELGRGRLGVVYKGVLEDERTVAVKMLENISQGKEEFQAELSVIGRIYHMNLARIWGFCSEGSHRMLVYEYVENGSLANILSNDQKNIVLDWKQRFNIALGVAKGLAYLHHECLEWVIHCDVKPENILLDSDSEPKIADFGLAKLLNRGGSSQNMSQVRGTAGYIAPEWVSGLPITAKVDVYSYGVVLLELLSGSRVSELAVGSDAEVHIMLHKLVRALADKLEGNEESWIDEFVDHELSGQFSYLEARTLIEVAVSCLWEDINKRPTMESVVQTLMSFDEASH, encoded by the exons ATG CTAGGATCCTCCATCGCCATCGAAGCCTACAGAAGTGAAATCCTGCAATCACCGGACGGCACCTTCTCCTGCGGCTTCTACAGCGTCTACGACCACGCCTTCACCTTCTCCATATGGTACTCTGATGCAGCCAACAAGACTGTCGTCTGGAGCGCGAACCATGACCGCCCCGTCCATGAAAGGAGGTCATCCCTGACCTTGCGCAAGGACGGCAGCATGGTCCTCAAAGATTATGACGACACGGTCGTGTGGCAAGCCGGTGATGGCAACCTCAGGAATGTCCAGCATGCTCAGCTGCTGGATACTGGGAATCTCGTCATCAAGGATACCAGTGGCAATATAATATGGCAAAGTTTCGATTCGCCGACAGACACGCTCCTACCGGGCCAGCGTATCACCGCGGCGACGAAGCTGGTCCCGACAACCCAATCTCGTGTTCCTGGTAACTACATCTTCCGTTTCAACGATCTGTCAGTGCTGTCACTTATATATGATGTTCCTGATGTTTCGGATATATACTGGCCAAACCCTGATAATAGTGTGTACGACAATAGTAGAAACCGGTATAACAGTACTAGGTTGGGGATTCTTGACAGCAATGGGACCCTTGCGTCGAGTGATTTCGCTGATGGAGCACTACTTAAGGCTTCTGATTCAGCACCGGGGACTAAGAGAAGGCTAACTCTTGACCCTGACGGTAATCTCCGACTGTACAGCCTGAATGACTCGGATGGGTTCTGGTCAGTTTCAATGGTAGCAATCTCCCAACCTTGCACTATCCATGGTTTATGCGGTCCTAATGGAATCTGTCATTACTCGCCTGAACCTACGTGTTCTTGCCCACCGGGTTATGTGATGCGCAACCCGGGTAATTGGACCGAAGGTTGCACGGCTAGTTTCAACATAACCTGCCCTGGTCAGGAACCTATGGAGTTTGTGAAACTTCCGCACACAGATTTCTGGGGATCTGATCAGCAACGTCTTCTGGGAGTTTCCTTTGAGGCTTGTAGGAAAATCTGCATCAGTGACTGCAGCTGCAAAGGCTTTCAGTACCAGCACGGCTCGGGGTCTTGCTACCCAAAAGCTCATCTTTTCAGTGGGAAGTCCTGTGCGACACCCAGCGTGCGGACAATGTATGTCAAGCTTCCTGCCAGGTTGAATGTTTCAGATTCACCTATCCCTCAGTCCGGTGTGTTAGAGTCTGCTCCGCCTCGTCTCGATTGTAATCAGATGAGCAGAGGAATCAGAGATCCATTTCCAGATGTGCAAAAGACTGGTGATGGAGAATCAAAGTGGATCTACTTCTACGGTTTCATAATTGCAATTTTTGTGGTTGAGATTTCCTTTATGATATGTGCATGGTTCTTTGTTTTGAGAACGGAGCTGAGGCCATCAGAAATGTGGGCAGCTGAGGAAGGTTATAAGGTGATGACTAGTCATTTTCGAAGATACAGCTACAGAGAGCTTGCGAAGGCGACACGGCAGTTCAAAGTTGAGCTAGGAAGGGGAAGGTTAGGTGTTGTGTATAAAGGTGTCCTGGAAGATGAAAGAACAGTGGCTGTGAAGATGCTGGAAAATATAAGTCAAGGCAAGGAAGAGTTTCAAGCTGAGCTGAGTGTCATCGGGAGGATTTACCACATGAACCTGGCGAGAATCTGGGGTTTTTGCTCAGAAGGGTCTCATAGAATGTTGGTTTATGAGTATGTGGAGAACGGATCCCTGGCAAACATTTTGTCCAACgaccaaaaaaatattgtgcTGGACTGGAAGCAAAGGTTTAATATCGCATTAGGTGTCGCCAAAGGGTTGGCCTATCTTCACCACGAGTGCTTAGAATGGGTCATCCATTGTGATGTGAAACCTGAGAATATACTGTTGGACTCGGACAGTGAGCCTAAGATCGCGGACTTTGGGTTGGCAAAGTTGCTAAACAGAGGCGGGTCCAGTCAGAACATGTCGCAGGTGCGAGGAACGGCAGGTTACATCGCTCCCGAGTGGGTTTCTGGCCTCCCAATCACAGCGAAAGTTGATGTGTATAGTTATGGAGTAGTGCTGCTTGAGCTTTTATCTGGGTCAAGAGTTTCAGAGTTGGCTGTAGGTTCAGATGCAGAGGTGCATATCATGCTCCACAAGCTTGTCAGGGCGCTTGCTGATAAACTGGAAGGAAATGAAGAATCGTGGATTGATGAATTTGTTGATCACGAATTGAGTGGACAGTTCAGCTATCTGGAAGCAAGAACATTGATCGAGGTGGCTGTTTCTTGCTTGTGGGAAGATATAAACAAGAGACCGACCATGGAATCTGTAGTACAGACTCTCATGTCGTTTGATGAAGCTAGTCATTAG